Proteins encoded together in one Triticum dicoccoides isolate Atlit2015 ecotype Zavitan chromosome 7B, WEW_v2.0, whole genome shotgun sequence window:
- the LOC119340368 gene encoding protein CUP-SHAPED COTYLEDON 1-like, which translates to MERYGSLGMRLDGGGGELPPGFRFHPTDEELITYYLLRKVVDCGFSGARAIAEIDLNKCEPWELPDKACKTTAEKEWYFYSLRDRKYPTGLRTNRATGAGYWKATGKDREIRSARNGALVGMKKTLVFYRGRAPKGQKTQWVMHEFRLEGVYAYHFLPNNTTRDEWVIAKIFVKPGAVPPSRKARYGLSSAGDTSCFSDSTSVSIGGGGGASASSAPRQQLPDTSSLLAAAHAAADGESSSYGATANNNAAGNCRELVPCFSTAHMDATLLGIGQYEPVTLAVEQPLAFFQGSRLVQAADNLSLPMFLPGGLQSGVSPLGMGGGTFQHWPPSGYDIKLEGSRAPPQMAVGPGQLDGAYGWGF; encoded by the exons ATGGAGCGGTACGGCTCTCTGGGCATGCGGCtggacggcgggggcggcgagctGCCGCCAGGGTTCCGCTTCCACCCGACGGACGAGGAGCTCATCACCTACTACCTCCTCCGCAAGGTGGTGGACTGCGGCTTCTCCGGTGCCCGCGCCATCGCCGAGATCGACCTCAACAAGTGCGAGCCGTGGGAGCTGCCGGACAAGGCCTGCAAGACCACGGCGGAGAAGGAGTGGTATTTCTACAGCCTCCGCGACCGCAAGTACCCCACGGGCCTGCGCACCAACCGCGCCACGGGCGCCGGCTACTGGAAGGCCACCGGCAAGGACCGCGAGATCCGCAGCGCCCGCAACGGCGCGCTCGTCGGCATGAAGAAGACGCTCGTCTTCTACCGGGGCCGCGCCCCCAagggccagaagacccagtgggtcATGCACGAGTTCCGCCTCGAGGGCGTCTACGCCTACCACTTCCTGCCCAACAACACCACAAGG GATGAGTGGGTGATCGCCAAGATCTTCGTGAAGCCCGGCGCGGTGCCCCCCTCGCGCAAGGCTCGCTACGGACTCAGCAGCGCCGGCGACACGTCGTGCTTCTCCGACTCCACCTCCGTCTCcatcggcggcgggggcggcgcctCCGCATCGTCCGCGCCGCGCCAGCAGCTCCCGGATACCAGCTCGCTGTTGGCCGCGGCGCACGCCGCCGCTGACGGCGAGAGCAGCTCCTACGGCGCCACCGCCAACAACAACGCGGCGGGCAACTGCCGCGAGCTCGTGCCCTGCTTCTCCACCGCCCACATGGATGCCACCCTCCTCGGCATCGGGCAGTACGAACCGGTTACGCTCGCAGTCGAGCagccgttggccttcttccagggcTCCCGCCTGGTGCAGGCGGCGGACAACCTCAGTCTGCCGATGTTCCTCCCCGGCGGCCTGCAGTCCGGCGTCTCCCCGCTCGGCATGGGCGGAGGGACCTTCCAGCACTGGCCGCCCTCCGGCTACGACATTAAGCTGGAGGGCAGCCGCGCGCCGCCGCAGATGGCCGTGGGCCCTGGCCAGCTTGACGGCGCCTACGGCTGGGGCTTCTAG